From Clostridiales bacterium, one genomic window encodes:
- a CDS encoding restriction endonuclease has translation MFIFSIVLLFTTSFPEQCIFLVVLFFSFFIVYKAYKRKYKYELLRKYKTIDQLIETYHKRPTDFEKFIGLLYQRQGYKVRVTKATGDCGKDIIMRYRKSRYVVEVKLYKRDNLISRPSIQKLHSAAIDEKATGIFVTTSNFTQPAVQYAKRNGILLVSGLDLEKMISHTMGDTELSSSAN, from the coding sequence TGTATATTTTTGGTTGTATTGTTTTTTTCATTTTTTATTGTATATAAGGCTTATAAGCGGAAATATAAATACGAACTACTTCGCAAATATAAAACTATAGACCAATTGATCGAGACGTATCACAAGCGTCCAACAGATTTTGAAAAATTCATAGGATTATTGTATCAAAGGCAGGGATATAAAGTGAGGGTAACTAAGGCCACAGGAGACTGCGGAAAGGATATAATAATGCGTTACCGAAAATCAAGATATGTAGTTGAAGTGAAACTCTATAAAAGGGACAATCTAATTAGCAGACCTTCTATACAAAAACTTCATTCGGCCGCAATAGATGAGAAAGCAACCGGCATATTTGTTACTACATCAAATTTTACTCAACCAGCTGTCCAATATGCTAAAAGAAATGGCATTTTGTTAGTTTCAGGATTGGACCTTGAAAAAATGATTTCACATACAATGGGTGATACCGAGTTAAGTTCTTCAGCTAATTGA